From a single Solanum dulcamara chromosome 4, daSolDulc1.2, whole genome shotgun sequence genomic region:
- the LOC129886949 gene encoding protein LIM1, whose protein sequence is MTSRTLVMLVLAITCGVLMKESNGHPCSSTFFSALIQLIPCRASVVPFSSVPPSEACCASIKALGQPCLCVLVNGPPISGVDRNMALQLPDKCTANFEQCEFGK, encoded by the exons atgaCTAGTCGTACTTTAGTAATGCTTGTTTTAGCAATAACTTGCGGTGTTTTGATGAAAGAAAGCAATGGTCATCCTTGTAGCAGCACTTTCTTTTCAGCATTGATTCAGCTGATACCTTGTAGGGCATCGGTGGTTCCGTTCAGTTCGGTTCCACCGAGCGAAGCGTGCTGCGCTTCGATCAAGGCTTTAGGGCAGCCGTGTCTTTGTGTTCTTGTCAATGGCCCTCCAATTTCTGGTGTCGATAGAAACATGGCCTTACAGCTTCCTGATAAGTGCACTGCCAACTTTGAACAAT GTGAATTTGGAAAGTAG